A stretch of Polypterus senegalus isolate Bchr_013 chromosome 3, ASM1683550v1, whole genome shotgun sequence DNA encodes these proteins:
- the LOC120524812 gene encoding neurexophilin-4: MKFLHWSLALLLQWILHEAACLEKQAAKALEYLDLGPAGSVIKTSSYGVKPGTSLHTSGVLSTADDFLKSKPPTYSFLNPYEWARNQTLLLEQTSYRSKRKPSLKTARTKKIFGWGDFYFNIKTIKFSLLVTGKIVDHVNGTFSVYFRHNSSSLGNLSVSIVPPTKLVEFDIIHPQSTLDTKESKTFNCRVEYEKTNRARKNKPCLYDPSQTCFSEHTQSHAAWLCAKPFKVICIFISFFSIDYKLVQKVCPDYNFQNDHPYFG; the protein is encoded by the coding sequence GCCGCGTGCCTGGAGAAGCAGGCAGCCAAGGCCCTGGAGTACCTCGACCTCGGGCCGGCGGGCTCCGTCATCAAAACCTCCTCCTACGGGGTCAAGCCTGGCACCTCCCTCCACACCTCTGGCGTCCTCTCCACGGCCGACGACTTCCTCAAGTCCAAGCCCCCCACGTACAGCTTCCTGAACCCGTACGAATGGGCCCGAAACCAGACCCTGCTGCTGGAGCAGACGAGCTACCGGTCCAAACGCAAGCCCTCGCTGAAGACGGCCAGGACGAAAAAAATCTTTGGCTGGGGCGACTTCTACTTCAACATCAAAACCATCAAGTTCAGCCTCCTGGTGACGGGCAAGATCGTGGACCACGTGAACGGGACCTTCAGCGTCTACTTCCGGCACAACTCATCCAGCCTGGGTAACCTGTCCGTGAGCATCGTGCCGCCCACCAAGCTGGTCGAGTTCGACATCATCCACCCCCAGAGCACGCTGGACACAAAGGAGTCCAAGACCTTCAACTGCCGGGTGGAGTACGAGAAGACCAACCGGGCCCGCAAGAACAAGCCATGCCTGTATGACCCCTCGCAGACCTGCTTCTCGGAGCACACGCAGAGCCATGCCGCCTGGCTGTGTGCCAAGCCCTTCAAGGTCATCTGCATCTTCATCTCCTTCTTCAGCATCGACTACAAGCTGGTGCAGAAGGTCTGCCCGGACTACAACTTCCAGAATGACCACCCCTACTTCGGCTGA